A window from Leptospira meyeri encodes these proteins:
- the rsgA gene encoding ribosome small subunit-dependent GTPase A has product MGKELFTIARIFGAYYEIYSEGTTYALAVLKGKLRLKNSNERHPFVVGDLVLAEKSSGEEWVISERLERKNYLSRKSDRGDSHVLCANLDQVAILASCKDPETKPGFIDRLLAASYQTGIPPLVIFTKKDLISEEEIEEREVYYRELGYEVLSVSLLSEESIQPLWERIRGKRTFLCGNSGVGKSTLMNHLHKKTVQRTNLVSGSTKKGKHTTTNSFALFLEENTVLIDSPGVKEWGILHLTPVELWESFPELRKIKETCQEIYCCELGSECPMRKHLNESMDETRKKSLESMIESLENPHRVTRRDHWTKAVTKRY; this is encoded by the coding sequence TTGGGTAAAGAACTATTTACAATCGCTCGTATCTTCGGAGCTTATTATGAAATTTATTCTGAAGGAACTACCTATGCCCTCGCCGTACTTAAGGGAAAGTTGCGACTGAAGAACTCAAACGAAAGACATCCCTTTGTTGTGGGAGACTTAGTTTTGGCTGAAAAATCTTCCGGGGAAGAGTGGGTCATATCGGAAAGACTGGAGCGAAAGAACTACCTTTCTAGAAAAAGTGACCGTGGCGACAGTCATGTGTTATGTGCCAATTTAGACCAAGTGGCAATCCTTGCTTCCTGTAAAGACCCAGAAACCAAACCAGGATTCATTGACCGATTGCTTGCCGCTTCTTATCAAACAGGAATTCCTCCTCTGGTCATTTTTACAAAAAAAGATTTAATTTCGGAAGAAGAAATTGAAGAGAGGGAAGTTTACTATAGAGAGTTAGGTTATGAGGTATTAAGTGTGTCTCTTCTTTCAGAGGAATCCATCCAACCTTTGTGGGAACGCATCCGTGGAAAACGAACCTTCCTTTGCGGGAATTCTGGAGTAGGGAAATCCACTCTCATGAATCATCTCCATAAAAAAACAGTGCAGAGAACCAATCTTGTCAGCGGGTCCACCAAAAAAGGAAAACATACCACAACCAATTCTTTTGCCCTGTTTTTGGAAGAAAACACGGTTCTCATCGATTCCCCTGGGGTCAAAGAATGGGGGATTTTACACCTGACGCCTGTTGAACTTTGGGAAAGTTTTCCCGAATTACGCAAGATTAAAGAAACCTGTCAGGAAATTTATTGCTGTGAACTGGGTTCTGAGTGTCCAATGCGAAAACACTTAAATGAATCCATGGATGAAACTAGAAAAAAGAGCTTAGAATCCATGATCGAAAGCCTTGAAAACCCGCATCGTGTGACAAGGCGGGACCATTGGACAAAAGCTGTTACAAAAAGGTATTAG
- a CDS encoding acyl-CoA desaturase: MMIQAEIKTKAPIDWVTTIFLITYPLVGIFGTLYLYLYDSVHIGTWALFVFYFFATGMGITVGYHRLFSHKAYDAKTPVKLWLLLFGAAAFQSTALEWSEDHRIHHRFVDTDKDPYSIKKGFWFAHIGWLFRKRKYVQQGVQDLVNDPLVLWQHKHFYSISIFMCFILPGLISMLWGSFLEGMFVAGFLRLFVVHQFTFFINSACHVWGERTFSKEQTARDNWIIAFFTFGEGFHNFHHEFQSDYRNGIRWFDYDPSKWMIKGLSFLGLTYNLKKVSEEKILQKTMYLKEKETLNQFANLEESKLRHWEEQLTSLRETAIKEFQTWKQAKQSSNEKEVGILRKKFEQTKESWEKLLNQPGKPIFS; this comes from the coding sequence ATGATGATACAAGCTGAAATCAAAACCAAAGCACCCATTGATTGGGTGACTACGATCTTTTTAATAACCTATCCGTTAGTAGGGATTTTCGGAACCCTCTATTTGTATCTTTATGATTCAGTTCATATTGGAACTTGGGCTCTGTTTGTATTTTATTTTTTTGCTACAGGAATGGGAATCACAGTAGGTTATCATAGACTTTTTTCTCACAAAGCTTATGATGCAAAAACACCCGTCAAACTCTGGTTACTTCTTTTTGGAGCAGCAGCATTTCAATCAACAGCCTTGGAATGGAGTGAAGACCACCGCATCCACCATCGTTTTGTCGATACAGACAAAGATCCTTATTCCATTAAAAAAGGATTTTGGTTTGCTCACATTGGTTGGTTATTTCGCAAACGTAAGTATGTCCAACAAGGAGTTCAGGATTTGGTAAATGATCCTTTGGTTCTGTGGCAACATAAACATTTTTATTCTATTTCTATTTTTATGTGTTTTATCCTCCCAGGTCTTATCTCTATGTTATGGGGTAGTTTTTTAGAAGGAATGTTTGTTGCTGGTTTTTTAAGACTGTTTGTAGTTCACCAGTTTACTTTTTTTATCAATAGTGCATGTCACGTTTGGGGAGAAAGAACTTTTTCTAAAGAACAAACAGCAAGAGATAACTGGATCATCGCCTTCTTTACATTTGGTGAAGGGTTTCATAACTTCCACCATGAGTTTCAATCAGATTATCGAAATGGGATACGTTGGTTTGACTATGATCCATCTAAATGGATGATCAAAGGTCTTTCTTTTTTAGGTCTTACATATAACTTAAAAAAAGTTTCTGAAGAAAAAATCCTGCAGAAGACCATGTATTTAAAAGAAAAAGAAACTTTAAACCAATTTGCGAATTTGGAAGAATCAAAACTACGCCATTGGGAAGAACAACTAACTAGCCTTAGGGAAACTGCGATCAAAGAATTCCAAACTTGGAAACAGGCAAAACAATCTTCCAACGAAAAAGAAGTCGGGATTCTTCGCAAAAAATTTGAACAAACAAAAGAAAGTTGGGAGAAACTTCTAAACCAACCGGGAAAACCGATTTTTTCTTAA
- a CDS encoding LBF_2804 family protein, whose amino-acid sequence MSTERYKPGFLEQWGRKVLISIHSHARKPENSDKSFASQSKKLLLWGVFLSFWIGFLPSITFVFLSTCLPPLEFWSLETHSIITLTEFVFLLALVTFIEFYLLFRLGFHLSYRMAQYADIELAEEPELITPIPGMMARLVLEIPDPRIRLYGIDPYKHLNERALFFRTVLYKSKVFLSNIFAKLLLKVFLGRTGLRFLIEYVSGPITGIWDSVTTYLILFELRKRIITRKLSDAILLKIQSKQGSEVFIETTLRAVAISIVYTKTFHPNFEYLLFGLIRLLPNKDKLTDLDDWNEFVHLFPKLTKEERNWPIAIFALCSTFDGSLNREELNAFQEITDLSPSWLLDRVRHLSETIRKGELSESLLWMEKILPEESAR is encoded by the coding sequence ATGAGTACAGAACGTTACAAACCGGGATTTTTAGAACAATGGGGGCGTAAGGTTCTCATTTCGATCCATTCACATGCGAGAAAACCCGAAAATTCCGACAAAAGTTTTGCCTCCCAGTCCAAAAAACTTCTTCTTTGGGGCGTTTTTTTATCTTTTTGGATTGGGTTTTTACCATCGATCACCTTCGTTTTTCTTTCAACTTGTCTTCCTCCACTTGAGTTTTGGAGTTTGGAAACTCATTCAATCATCACTCTGACTGAGTTTGTTTTTCTTTTGGCTCTAGTCACTTTCATTGAATTTTATCTCCTCTTTCGATTGGGATTTCACCTTTCCTATCGAATGGCACAGTATGCAGACATTGAACTTGCAGAAGAGCCAGAGCTCATCACTCCCATTCCGGGCATGATGGCTAGGTTGGTTTTAGAAATTCCCGATCCTAGGATTCGATTGTATGGAATTGATCCTTATAAACATTTAAATGAACGGGCACTATTCTTTCGGACCGTTTTGTACAAAAGCAAAGTTTTTCTTTCCAATATATTCGCCAAACTTCTATTAAAGGTATTTTTGGGGAGGACAGGACTTCGATTTTTAATTGAATATGTTTCGGGTCCAATTACAGGAATCTGGGACAGTGTAACAACTTATTTGATTTTATTTGAGTTACGCAAACGAATCATCACAAGAAAGTTGTCGGATGCAATTTTACTCAAAATCCAATCGAAACAAGGTTCCGAAGTATTCATCGAAACCACACTGCGTGCTGTGGCAATATCCATTGTATACACAAAAACATTCCATCCTAACTTTGAATACTTACTCTTTGGATTGATACGACTTTTACCAAATAAAGACAAACTGACCGATTTAGATGATTGGAACGAGTTTGTACATTTATTCCCAAAACTGACAAAAGAAGAAAGGAATTGGCCGATTGCAATCTTTGCTTTGTGTTCTACATTTGATGGATCCTTAAATCGGGAAGAATTGAATGCGTTTCAAGAAATTACCGACCTTTCACCTTCGTGGCTTTTGGATCGAGTCCGTCATTTAAGTGAAACCATTCGGAAAGGCGAACTCTCGGAATCTTTGCTTTGGATGGAAAAAATCCTTCCCGAAGAATCCGCTCGATGA
- a CDS encoding sensor histidine kinase: MQTQVFFPFGIIILSAFGWFGFAYALSSINSTETYFLFATLFGILNLLVLYFLRKKQAPQGMEKPKKRDELVQNLFALEKFKEELISFNDPDQISETISQFLASKIPAEFVQVYTWDEREGQFRPRPFLESLDQKFSNLPSLPVFNPFLLWLSEREGIHIKENFIQFASPNHEKIAKQALNFFTETKSELVATLSIKSSLVGFILLGKHKEGKIYDIEEIEIILEILSVSLMSLSNSMIYQQLLNLTETLEAKVRERTKELEETQAHLVQSEKMASLGVMVAGIAHEINTPAAVINGSADNLDANLVYVLSHLGDISQLIQNPDFRSIYLDILFSFVKEDPAAKIDPKDKFKLKKETKFRFVQDGISENDATDLATFIIDHHLLHMQEELIRIWKAGGKETFEMLKNTLSLQRNIKNIKYAIRNIVRIVKALKYYSHLGQASYAESDLHEGLENTLVIMQNQIKHGVEIERAYGSIPPVRCNIDELNQVWTNLITNAIHAMKKIEHPKLIISSQMIGADYVLISFEDNGSGIPVEIKDKIWDPFFTTKDQGEGTGLGLGIVKGIIEKHKGRIEVESSPGKTRFMVYLPLVGPGDVPSIPKEIFREIRG; the protein is encoded by the coding sequence ATGCAAACACAAGTTTTCTTTCCCTTCGGAATCATAATCCTTTCTGCATTTGGTTGGTTTGGATTTGCTTATGCTTTAAGCAGTATCAATTCCACAGAAACCTACTTCCTATTTGCCACTCTTTTTGGAATTCTGAATCTTTTGGTTTTGTATTTTTTACGCAAAAAACAGGCACCACAAGGAATGGAAAAACCAAAAAAACGTGATGAACTCGTCCAAAACCTATTTGCTTTAGAAAAATTCAAAGAAGAACTAATTTCCTTCAACGACCCAGACCAAATCAGCGAAACCATCAGTCAGTTCCTTGCCTCAAAAATCCCAGCGGAGTTTGTCCAAGTGTATACTTGGGATGAAAGGGAAGGCCAATTTCGTCCCAGACCTTTTTTAGAATCATTAGACCAAAAGTTTTCAAATTTACCTTCTCTTCCCGTCTTTAATCCTTTTTTACTATGGCTCTCCGAACGCGAAGGTATCCATATCAAAGAAAATTTCATCCAGTTTGCCTCTCCCAATCATGAAAAAATAGCCAAACAAGCATTAAACTTTTTTACAGAAACCAAATCAGAGTTAGTTGCTACTCTTTCAATCAAATCAAGTCTTGTTGGTTTTATCTTACTTGGAAAACACAAAGAAGGAAAAATTTATGATATAGAAGAAATTGAAATCATTTTGGAAATCCTTTCTGTTTCTCTGATGTCATTATCTAATTCAATGATTTACCAACAGTTATTGAACTTAACAGAAACTTTGGAAGCAAAGGTAAGAGAACGAACGAAAGAATTAGAAGAAACACAAGCTCACTTAGTCCAATCGGAAAAAATGGCTTCTCTGGGGGTGATGGTAGCGGGGATTGCTCATGAAATCAATACGCCTGCTGCTGTCATCAATGGATCAGCAGACAACCTTGATGCTAATTTAGTTTATGTATTATCGCATTTAGGAGACATCTCACAACTCATTCAGAATCCTGATTTTCGTTCCATCTATTTGGACATTCTATTTAGTTTCGTGAAAGAAGACCCAGCGGCAAAGATCGATCCTAAAGACAAATTCAAACTCAAAAAAGAAACAAAATTTCGATTTGTCCAAGATGGAATCAGTGAAAATGATGCAACGGATTTAGCAACCTTTATCATTGATCATCATCTTTTGCATATGCAAGAGGAACTCATTCGTATTTGGAAGGCCGGTGGAAAAGAAACCTTTGAGATGTTAAAGAATACTTTGAGCTTACAAAGAAATATCAAAAACATCAAATATGCAATTCGCAATATAGTGCGGATTGTCAAAGCCCTCAAATACTATTCCCATTTAGGACAAGCCTCTTATGCGGAGTCCGACCTTCACGAAGGGTTAGAAAACACTCTTGTGATCATGCAAAACCAAATCAAACATGGAGTGGAAATTGAAAGGGCGTATGGAAGTATCCCTCCAGTTAGGTGTAATATTGATGAACTAAACCAAGTTTGGACAAACCTTATCACCAATGCCATCCATGCGATGAAAAAAATAGAACATCCCAAACTCATCATTTCTTCGCAAATGATTGGAGCAGATTATGTATTGATTAGTTTTGAAGATAACGGTTCGGGAATTCCAGTCGAGATCAAAGACAAAATTTGGGATCCATTTTTTACAACGAAAGACCAAGGCGAAGGTACGGGGCTTGGGCTGGGAATAGTCAAAGGAATTATCGAAAAACACAAAGGAAGGATTGAAGTGGAGTCCTCTCCAGGAAAAACAAGGTTTATGGTTTATTTACCGTTAGTTGGCCCTGGAGATGTTCCGAGTATCCCGAAAGAAATCTTTCGGGAAATTCGCGGTTAA